TGCGGGAGGAGTGCATTTCGTTATGTTGGGTGCATATGTTGACTATAATCACACTGGTAAATCCATGGATACTTGCAGtctcttttctttggtttcaGCAAAGCACTTGTATCTTTTGTACCCTGATTAATGAGGAAAATTTCTGGTTCTCCTACTTCAATCACTCTCATTTTTATGAATAATTAATGTGTTATTTTAGGAGCACAATATGCATGGCTAAAGGAAGACTTGTCTAAAGTTGATCGCGCAGTGACACCATGGCTGGTTGCAACAATGCATCCGCCTTGGTACAACAGCTACTCCTCGCACTACCAAGAGTTTGAATGCATGAGGCAGGAAATGGAAGAGCTTCTCTACCAACACCGTGTTGACATTGTGTTTGCAGGACATGTGAGTTCTCTATTTTTCTTGTTGAAACGGAAATTAAATACTCTTTGATTTCTTCCTCTTGTTGTTGAATATCTTGTCACTGTTTGTTTGAAACAGCCATGTTGCAGTAGCGAAGTCGACTTATAGTGATATAGAAATGTTATactgttgttcttcttctatgGTATGATTAAAAATGGCGTTTATTGCTTCTGAAGGTGCATGCATATGAGAGAATGAACCGCATATACAACTACACACTAAACCCGTGTGGGCCAGTTTACATAACTATAGGAGATGGTGGTAACATTGAGAAAGTTGATGTGGACTTTGCGGATGACCCTGGGAAGTGTCCTTCTCCTGAAGACAACATCCCCGAGATAGGAGGATCATGCCCTTTAAATTTTACTTCTGGCTCTGCAAAAGGAAAGTTTTGCTGGGACAGACAACCTGATTGGAGTGCCTTCAGAGAGAGCAGCTTCGGCCATGGAATCCTTGAGGTATATCTTCATATGTTTAATAAGAAAGAGTGATTCTCTTTTATGCGACGAGAGCTGACCATTAGAATGTGTTGTTCATACAGGTCATGAATTCAACGCACGCCCTGTGGAGATGGCAAAGGAATCAAGATGTGTATAAGGACGACATCTATGGTGACCAAATCTACATTGTCCGTCAACCAAATGTCTGCACTTCCCTACAATTTCGAGGTACTAGAgcaatatatgatatatctataCTACGTAGCTCTGTGGTCTTAGTCTATATAGGTACAAGTTGTTCAATAAAAACTAATCCATAtgacattttaatatatttgctTGCTGAAATGGGAAGCAGGCGAAGAAAGGGAGAAATCAGGCGGCAACAAGTCTAGGTTTTCCTCTCCCACGTTACTAATGTTCATATGTATATTCTTCATGTTTTGTACTTCTAGGTCCATTGTTTTTGGACATGTTATATAAAACGCGGGTCAACTATCATGGTTTACTTTGTGATTAATCTGAATTTGCTTCGAGTCTCTTTGCCATTTTTGGTTATGAAATCTTCTCTAAAGTGGTTAATTATTGCTAAGAAATCAAGCCCAAACACTTCCGTGTGTTGGGTAGACTGTAGTGTTATGCCCATAAATTGGTATGCCTGGTACTCTGAACGCTAGGAGAATTCccctttatttttgtgtttatggcCTCTTCTTGGGTATTTAAATTCTTTGGTATGCAGATACTTGCATCCTTATTTAAAATTGAGATTTGCATTATCTACATATTCAAGCACTTGATGAGGCATAAAATAAAGACCACTACCTATAGCCTGGGTCTTGCCATGGGAGATTTAGAGTTTTTCAGGTAAGACTTGTTACATGAATCCCTCAATGAGTTTATGCTTCATTATCACATGAGTTGCTAAGTAATGCTCATTTGTAGTACGGTAGTACACTAGTACCTATTTTTTTTGACACATCACGTCAGTGACTTGAGTCACTTGACTACATGTAtcattcttattattttttttgaaaactggCATTTCCATTTCTCTTCTGTAGAATCTTCCTAAAAAATCATGAGGTAGGTGCCTCTTGCTCAACATGCCATTGcattttccaaatatatattgagTCAAAACCGATGCTCCAAAGAGCCTCAGGTTAGTGTCCCACGGAGTAGTGAAAATGGTGATATCAATCTATTTACACGCCATGAATTTCTTTAGTTTGTAAAGTAGTTTGCATTTTCTGCATCCAAAACTGTCGAGTTACGACCAGCCTTGCTGGTTAATTAGTTTATAGTTTTGGACTCAATAGCCAGGGGTGAGGAAGATTCGGTTTGAATAATGGTGGCATAGTTTTTAAACCcacacaaaaaatatttcgTGGCATCCCTATCCTATCCCGTTGTAGGCCAGCATAATTAGGTCTCCACTGTTTGAACCTATCGCTTACATGAATATTTTACATCAGTTGTCCTGTTCTATGAGTATTGGCTCCAATTGATGAAAATCTCCCTGAAACATAGTGTTTAAATTCCATATCATTGAATCTGTTTTAAGCATTTTGTGTGGCTATGCTAGCATAGAAAGAACTTGTGCTATATAAGTATTCggataataaaagaaatttttatgTTGAAGATGCATTAGCTGTTGGTAATGTGAAGAAGTGTTAGATGACCATTTGATGTCACTAACATTGGGAAAATGTATATAACTGAGAAGAATCTCGCCCTTTTCGTTGTGTAGTTTCCTGAGAAATATAGACGGTTGATGTGATCCCATTGCTGGAGTTTGGATGCAATCGAAAAGATCGACGCCAAGGTTCAGAGGATATGTGTGTAAGATAGTCAGACGTCAAACTGATCCCTCAACACATTCAGTTTGGTGGAGTATTTAAGGATAACATTCTCTACTCCTGCGAGGCTGGCGCTACAGTAAACAGGTGCAAGCTGATCTGATGAAAGAAGCAGTTCTGAGATATAGTTCCATTGCTTCGCTAGCCATAAAAAGTAAGCTGCCAACATGAGATAGACTGGTTTGATCAGGTGTTCAGAGTTTGAGACTTATTGCAAATgagccatttttttgttttacagctgtcaattaaatttattaataattttttgtttttaaagggAAGCAATTGTAAATATCCATATTCAAAGATGAACTACATGACAAAGTGAAATATATGTTTCCTTagtaaagatatttttttctttaaatttatatttatataagaaaaatattaacttaCAAGTATATATGGAAAGCAAAGAAGTTAAGCAATAAAAAATCTATCCAAGGCAAAAAATTTCCAATAGGCAATAGCTAAACAATTTTGCAATACAGCcaggttacaacttacaacttacaagttacaactatgcattaaaaaaaaaaaatcttttatgtgttattacttattagagTAATTATAATGACCCAatataacaacacaaaataaaattaaaagttctAGTACATGAAACAAAAAAGCCCAAAATACATTACTAGGAAGTTATTAACTGAAAAGTTGATTTTTACTCCCATGAAACTTTGCACGGTAGTACAATGATACCATCTTTGATATTaacttttcactttttatttccCTCTTTGAATCTTGACTATAATGAAAAACTGAAATGATTAAAGTTGAAAGGTTGTGAAAGATTttctgaaaaaataaagaaaaattctattgatatgtttaaattttggattaaattttacattattgtcaacctcagcaaaaaaaaaaaaaaatacaccaaTTGTTTTTTGcatttggcgggaaaatttttgagacactaaaataaaataaaaaataagccaaaaaaatgaaagcCTCGCTCGAGAATCGAGAGTCTGAgtgagagaaggagaagaagatgaagaagccaattccaaaaattagggtttttggtcaGCGATCAATTGCTTCTTCCTTTCTGAATCCCAGTTCGATTCCGTAAGCCTTCAATCCCCTTTCGATTTCTAAATTCCCTAATCACTCTCCAAGGTTTTAGATTTTGAGTAATTGATTCCGTAAGTgtgattgtgtgtttttaataGTGTCCAAGCCTCTTCGAGTAATCAATCGAACAAATCAGTGCTGCTTaagcccaacaacaacaacattgagGTAACGAACaatgactctctctctctctctctagattgCTTTGGAATTTGAGTTGGGATTTGTTGGAAACTGAGCCAAAAGCTGAAACCtttgaattgattttgttaAGAGATTTTAGATTTGGTCTTTGTTTGGTTCTTGAACAGGAAGGGATAAGAAGACCATTCACCTCTTTTGATTGCTCTAAACTCTCTCATGGGTTTGGGGTGGAGAGAAAAGCgagggaagagaagaaaaaagacgaTGGTGGTCTTGAGAAGATGATGCTTCAGCAGTTTAAGCCAAGAGAGGTTCAGATAAGTGAAGAAGTGAGTAGGGAGATAACTGTTGAGGCGAGTCTTGAGCCGGTGGATCAAATCCCTGCTGAAGAAACAGATCATCTTGCTTCGCACTCCGATGAAACCAATGAACATATCATTATTGTGAAGGATGATAAaacatcaaagaaaagaaaagatccTTTTGAAGGTATGTCACTTTAACAGCACTTGGGTCTTGGGTAGACAACAAATGGCTCAAGCAAGTTCCTTTTTCATTGTCTATATGAGATTTCGAAAGAAGTGTGTGAATTGAGAACATTACTTGATGTTTTTGTTCCTCAGGTCgcatgcatcttcttttttttttttttttttttggttttaaacatAAGATCTTAGCCTTAAAATCTAATAATGATCTTTGAGATGTCAATAGTTGATAAGAGTATATATGTTGAATCACTAGGTATGGAGAGCATGAGTAGAACAGGAAAGTCTGTTATAGTCTTTGGAGACAACTCAAAAGTATCTAAGCCAATGCaaagggaaagagaaagaggaagcaACAGTAATAGTAAAATGCAGAGATCAACATACAACCATTGTGAGTGACGACAACAAGTTCCAGTCACTTTTTTATACTTGGAAATAAATCTAACTCTATGTAGTTGAGACTTATATGAACTTTCTCCCAACAGATGCAAATGGTTCAGGATGGTGGGACTGTGACATGGAAGGTGTTGATTCGGAAGAAGTGGGACACAGTGAAGTGTGGGAAGGAGTTGGCTCAACAACATTCGGAGATATAGTTGATTGGCACTAACGATTAACAACAGGGTCGGTCCATGTCTCTGATATCACAccttttactaattattatgGTTTGTCTGAGAAATTGATTCGGTTTGTGTAAAANNNNNNNNNNNNNNNNNNNNNNNNNNNNNNNNNNNNNNNNNNNNNNNNNNNNNNNNNNNNNNNNNNNNNNNNNNNNNNNNNNNNNNNNNNNNNNNNNNNNNNNNNNNNNNNNNNNNNNNNNNNNNNNNNNNNNNNNNNNNNNNNNNNNNNNNNNNNNNNNNNNNNNNNNNNNNNNNNNNNNNNNNNNNNNNNNNNNNNNNNNNNNNNNNNNNNNNNNNNNNNNNNNNNNNNNNNNNNNNNNNNNNNNNNNNNNNNNNNNNNNNNNNNNNNNNNNNNNNNNNNNNNNNNNNNNNNNNNNNNNNNNNNNN
The sequence above is a segment of the Camelina sativa cultivar DH55 chromosome 10, Cs, whole genome shotgun sequence genome. Coding sequences within it:
- the LOC104719086 gene encoding uncharacterized protein LOC104719086, yielding MKKPIPKIRVFGQRSIASSFLNPSSIPVQASSSNQSNKSVLLKPNNNNIEEGIRRPFTSFDCSKLSHGFGVERKAREEKKKDDGGLEKMMLQQFKPREVQISEEVSREITVEASLEPVDQIPAEETDHLASHSDETNEHIIIVKDDKTSKKRKDPFEGMESMSRTGKSVIVFGDNSKVSKPMQRERERGSNSNSKMQRSTYNHYANGSGWWDCDMEGVDSEEVGHSEVWEGVGSTTFGDIVDWH